A genome region from Candidatus Hydrogenedentota bacterium includes the following:
- a CDS encoding right-handed parallel beta-helix repeat-containing protein: protein MTGKRVLTVLGVLAAAGMAALLVVPSLVFPPNLAGSPGLRDAVRDLSGALPVFPGAEGFGTDTPAGRGGAVLRVTSLESAGPGTLRAALETPGPRVVVFEAGGVIRLSEPLTIPHPFVTVAGETAPPPGITLTGAGLVIATHDALVRHLRIRVGDRMPGPPGDARDGLSVYPGGDGQAFNVVVDHCSVGWAVDEGASHWGAGVRDVTFSGCIFSENLSHSIHPEGEHSKGLLLGDHGRRIAVAGCLFAHNDERNPYVKGDVSALVVNNLVYNPRRNAMHVGDYNSSGPSLTAFMGNVLKPGPDTRRGVPLVTVHVHTQRTAVVGMFDNLCPGRAEWGEWAWSTRRVNLARLEDSPVRVSPLTVRPAATVADWVLAHAGARPADRDAVDTRVVDEVRTGAGRIIDSQEQVGGMPQDAATRRPLELPPAPGADDDRDGYTNLEEWLHAQAGEVEGAE, encoded by the coding sequence GTGACTGGCAAACGGGTGCTGACAGTTCTGGGCGTTCTCGCGGCGGCGGGGATGGCCGCGCTGCTCGTGGTGCCGTCGCTGGTGTTTCCGCCGAACTTGGCGGGGTCGCCCGGGCTGCGGGACGCCGTGCGCGACCTGTCGGGCGCGCTGCCCGTGTTTCCCGGCGCGGAGGGTTTCGGCACGGACACGCCCGCCGGGCGCGGTGGCGCGGTGCTGCGCGTCACGTCGCTGGAGTCCGCCGGGCCCGGCACGCTGCGCGCCGCTTTGGAGACGCCGGGGCCGCGCGTGGTGGTGTTCGAGGCGGGCGGGGTCATCCGCCTGTCGGAGCCGCTGACCATCCCGCACCCCTTTGTGACCGTGGCGGGCGAGACCGCGCCCCCGCCGGGGATCACGCTGACGGGGGCGGGGCTGGTCATCGCCACGCACGACGCGCTGGTGCGGCATCTGCGCATCCGCGTGGGCGACCGGATGCCCGGCCCGCCGGGGGACGCCCGCGACGGCCTGTCGGTCTATCCGGGCGGGGACGGTCAGGCGTTCAACGTGGTGGTGGACCACTGCTCGGTGGGCTGGGCGGTGGACGAGGGCGCGAGCCACTGGGGCGCGGGCGTGCGCGATGTGACCTTCAGCGGCTGCATTTTCTCGGAGAACCTGTCGCACTCCATCCACCCGGAGGGCGAGCATTCCAAGGGCCTGCTCCTGGGCGACCACGGCCGGCGGATCGCCGTCGCCGGGTGCCTCTTCGCGCACAACGACGAGCGCAACCCCTATGTGAAGGGCGACGTCAGCGCGCTGGTGGTCAACAACCTGGTCTACAACCCGCGCCGCAACGCGATGCACGTCGGCGACTACAATTCGTCCGGCCCCTCCCTCACGGCGTTCATGGGCAACGTGCTAAAACCGGGACCGGACACGCGCCGCGGGGTGCCCCTGGTCACGGTGCACGTCCACACCCAGCGCACGGCCGTCGTGGGCATGTTCGACAACCTGTGCCCGGGCCGCGCCGAATGGGGCGAGTGGGCCTGGTCCACCCGGCGTGTGAACCTCGCGCGGCTGGAGGACTCACCGGTGCGCGTTTCCCCGCTCACTGTGCGCCCCGCCGCCACGGTGGCGGACTGGGTGCTGGCCCATGCGGGCGCGCGCCCGGCGGACCGCGACGCGGTGGACACCCGGGTCGTGGACGAGGTCCGCACCGGCGCGGGGCGCATTATTGACAGCCAGGAGCAGGTCGGCGGCATGCCCCAGGACGCCGCCACGCGCCGTCCGCTGGAGCTGCCGCCGGCCCCCGGCGCCGACGACGACCGCGACGGCTACACGAACCTCGAGGAATGGCTGCACGCGCAGGCGGGGGAGGTGGAGGGGGCGGAGTAG
- the priA gene encoding primosomal protein N': MREPRHTPHPPETATDALYADVVFALPLDQTFTYAVPASLRERAAPGMRALAPMRERIATGYITALSPRTDLAPDKVRRLLDLPDEEPVFDAEMLALCRWMADYYCCSWGEALHCAVPAGLRSGGAKKAYRLVTERAGEGRLSERQAKIVAALYAKGPLTRVQLARAAGAQALSNTLMALVRRGLVVEEEAREEGGVSIMTETWAVLVEEAVPDAAALEAMQRRAPKQAGVYLDLLHGAPERAASELYDKHRVDAGVLAALEKKGLIGRVQREIYRAPDMNAPPHAAEKFPLNPEQRRAFEALCAAGESREYRTFLLRGITGSGKTEVYLQAIERFLELGRDAIILVPEISLTPQTVGRFYARFSQSIAVLHSALSQGERYDEWRRARRGEVRIVVGARSAVFAPLPNLGIIVVDEEHDSSYKQGETPRYHARDVAIMRARRLGAVCVLGSATPSVESRHNTDLGKSERIELLTRATRGALPEVRLVNMREEAAESPGQVILSQALERAVTDRVAAGEQCILLLNRRGFAPYVLCPKCGWVAGCENCQVSLTYHSSGGVLRCHYCNAEQPKPGACERCGFRGLAYVGLGTQKAEDYLLRAFPGARVARMDADTTAGRGGHAKILGCFAAGEIDILIGTQMLAKGHDYPGVTLVGVINADSGLALPDFRAAEQTFQLLTQVAGRAGRGDRPGTVYIQTWHPLHYAVAAAAGHDYETFYATELEHRRKAGYPPFRRLAHFLIESEDPEVAEREGFRLRNLGQAILREGDFRGMEIVGPAPALIRRVNKKYRWNLALFSKSAGRINAAARRMRDDFAQGQNAKVSLKLDLDPYGLY, translated from the coding sequence ATGCGCGAGCCCAGGCACACCCCCCATCCCCCGGAGACCGCGACAGACGCCCTGTACGCGGACGTGGTGTTCGCCCTGCCGCTGGACCAGACCTTCACCTATGCGGTGCCCGCGTCGCTGCGGGAGCGGGCGGCCCCCGGCATGCGGGCCCTGGCGCCCATGCGCGAGCGCATCGCCACGGGCTACATCACCGCCCTGAGCCCCCGAACGGACCTGGCCCCGGACAAGGTGCGGCGGCTGCTGGACCTGCCGGACGAGGAGCCGGTCTTTGACGCGGAGATGCTGGCGCTGTGCCGGTGGATGGCGGACTACTACTGCTGCTCGTGGGGCGAGGCGCTGCACTGCGCCGTGCCCGCGGGGCTGCGCTCCGGCGGGGCGAAGAAGGCCTACCGGCTGGTGACGGAGCGCGCGGGCGAGGGTCGGCTGTCGGAGCGGCAGGCGAAGATCGTGGCGGCGTTGTACGCCAAGGGCCCGCTGACGCGGGTGCAGCTCGCGCGGGCCGCGGGGGCGCAGGCCCTGAGCAACACGCTGATGGCGCTGGTGCGGCGCGGGCTGGTGGTCGAGGAGGAGGCGAGGGAGGAGGGCGGCGTCTCCATCATGACGGAGACCTGGGCGGTGCTGGTGGAGGAGGCGGTGCCGGACGCGGCGGCGCTGGAGGCGATGCAGCGGCGCGCGCCGAAGCAGGCGGGGGTCTACCTGGACCTGCTCCACGGCGCGCCGGAGCGCGCGGCCTCGGAGCTGTACGACAAGCACCGGGTGGACGCGGGGGTGCTGGCGGCGCTGGAGAAGAAGGGGCTCATCGGGCGGGTCCAGCGGGAAATCTACCGCGCGCCGGACATGAACGCGCCGCCGCACGCGGCGGAGAAGTTCCCCCTGAACCCGGAGCAGCGCCGGGCCTTTGAGGCCCTCTGCGCGGCGGGCGAGTCCCGGGAGTACCGCACCTTCCTCCTGCGCGGCATCACGGGCTCCGGCAAGACCGAGGTGTACCTCCAGGCCATCGAGCGGTTTCTGGAGCTGGGCCGCGACGCCATCATCCTCGTGCCGGAAATCTCGCTCACCCCGCAGACCGTGGGGCGCTTCTACGCGCGGTTCAGCCAGTCCATCGCCGTGCTGCACAGCGCCCTGAGCCAGGGCGAGCGCTACGACGAGTGGCGGCGCGCGCGGCGCGGCGAGGTGCGCATCGTCGTGGGCGCGCGGTCCGCCGTGTTCGCCCCCCTGCCCAACCTCGGCATCATCGTGGTGGACGAGGAGCACGACAGCTCGTACAAGCAGGGCGAGACGCCGCGTTACCACGCGCGGGACGTGGCGATCATGCGGGCGCGGAGGCTGGGGGCCGTGTGCGTGCTGGGGTCGGCCACGCCCTCCGTGGAGTCGCGGCACAACACGGACCTGGGCAAGTCGGAGCGGATCGAGCTGCTCACGCGCGCCACGCGCGGCGCCCTGCCCGAAGTCCGGCTGGTGAACATGCGGGAGGAGGCCGCCGAGTCTCCCGGCCAGGTGATCCTGTCGCAGGCGCTGGAGCGGGCGGTGACGGACCGCGTGGCCGCCGGGGAGCAGTGCATCCTGCTGCTGAACCGGCGGGGCTTCGCCCCCTACGTCCTCTGCCCGAAATGCGGGTGGGTGGCGGGCTGCGAGAACTGCCAGGTCAGCCTGACCTACCACAGCAGCGGCGGCGTGCTCCGGTGCCACTACTGCAACGCGGAGCAGCCCAAGCCCGGTGCCTGCGAGCGGTGCGGGTTCCGCGGGCTGGCCTATGTGGGCCTGGGCACGCAGAAGGCGGAGGACTACCTCCTGCGCGCGTTCCCGGGGGCGCGGGTCGCCCGGATGGACGCCGACACCACGGCGGGCCGGGGCGGCCACGCGAAAATCCTCGGGTGCTTCGCCGCCGGGGAGATTGACATCCTCATCGGCACGCAGATGCTCGCCAAGGGCCACGACTACCCCGGCGTGACGCTGGTGGGCGTGATCAACGCGGACAGCGGCCTCGCGCTGCCGGACTTCCGCGCCGCCGAGCAGACCTTCCAGCTCCTGACGCAGGTGGCGGGCCGCGCGGGGCGCGGCGACCGGCCGGGCACGGTGTACATCCAGACCTGGCATCCCCTGCACTACGCCGTCGCGGCGGCGGCGGGGCACGACTACGAGACCTTCTACGCGACGGAGCTGGAGCACCGGCGCAAGGCGGGCTACCCGCCCTTCCGCCGGCTGGCGCACTTCCTCATCGAGTCGGAGGATCCCGAGGTGGCCGAGCGCGAGGGGTTCCGCCTGCGCAACCTGGGCCAGGCGATCCTGCGGGAGGGGGACTTCCGGGGGATGGAGATTGTCGGTCCGGCCCCGGCGCTCATCCGGCGGGTGAACAAGAAATACCGCTGGAACCTCGCGCTCTTCTCCAAGAGCGCGGGGCGGATCAACGCCGCGGCCCGCCGCATGCGCGACGACTTCGCGCAGGGCCAAAACGCCAAGGTCAGCCTCAAGCTCGACCTCGACCCCTACGGGCTGTATTAG
- a CDS encoding YifB family Mg chelatase-like AAA ATPase — MLARIQSCAVVGIDAYPLAVEVDAGPGMFRFKVVGLPDAAVKESEDRVLAAIRNSGFRTPTGNVVVNLAPADMRKQGSALDLPIALGILAATGQLKGARLRSHLIVGELALDGSVRPVAGALAMTITARDLGLEGILLPRHNAGEAGVTDKIQVLPVGSLHGAHAFLSGAEEIAPHVTDVAAAFSSAHREVPDLSDVKGQGAVKRALTVAAAGGHNLLMVGPPGTGKTMLASRLPGILPEMTFEESLETTRIYSVMPSIARRDALVVSRPFRSPHHTSTTVSIAGGGGGPTACPGEVSLAHNGVLFLDELPEFNRATLEVLRQPLEEGQVHIRRANYSVTYPSRFMLVVAMNPCPCGCRTDPRKVCRCSLGEVQRYMGRVSGPLLDRIDIHVDVPPLSFEELTDHRASGPTSAEVRAQVQEARDRQQHRLGGRHTCNAHLDTRAIRKHCATTEGAKGMLESALNRLGLSARAYDKILRVSRTLADLEGADIIREHHVGEAVQYRSLDQQLFAGA; from the coding sequence ATGCTGGCCAGAATACAGTCTTGCGCCGTCGTGGGGATTGACGCGTACCCGCTGGCGGTGGAGGTGGACGCCGGGCCGGGCATGTTCCGGTTCAAGGTGGTGGGGCTGCCGGACGCGGCGGTGAAGGAGAGCGAGGACCGCGTGCTGGCGGCGATCCGCAATTCGGGGTTCCGCACGCCGACGGGGAACGTGGTGGTGAACCTGGCCCCGGCGGACATGCGCAAGCAGGGCAGCGCGCTGGACCTGCCCATCGCCCTGGGCATTCTCGCGGCGACGGGGCAGCTCAAGGGCGCGCGCCTGCGCAGCCACCTGATCGTGGGCGAGCTGGCGCTGGACGGGTCGGTGCGGCCCGTGGCGGGCGCGCTGGCCATGACGATCACGGCGCGGGACCTGGGGCTGGAGGGCATCCTGCTGCCGAGGCACAACGCGGGCGAGGCGGGGGTCACGGACAAGATACAGGTGCTGCCCGTGGGGTCGCTCCACGGGGCGCACGCCTTCCTCTCGGGCGCGGAGGAGATCGCCCCGCATGTGACGGACGTGGCGGCGGCCTTCTCGTCGGCCCACCGCGAGGTGCCGGACCTCAGCGACGTGAAGGGGCAGGGCGCCGTGAAGCGCGCGCTGACCGTGGCGGCGGCGGGGGGCCACAACCTGCTGATGGTGGGCCCGCCGGGCACGGGCAAGACCATGCTCGCGTCGCGCCTGCCGGGCATCCTGCCCGAGATGACCTTCGAGGAGTCCCTGGAAACCACGCGCATCTACAGCGTCATGCCGAGCATCGCGCGGCGCGACGCGCTGGTGGTCTCGCGGCCCTTCCGCAGCCCCCACCACACCTCGACCACCGTGTCCATCGCCGGCGGCGGCGGCGGGCCGACGGCCTGCCCCGGCGAGGTGAGCCTCGCGCACAACGGCGTGCTCTTCCTCGACGAGCTGCCGGAGTTCAACCGGGCCACGCTGGAGGTGCTGCGCCAGCCGCTGGAGGAGGGCCAGGTCCACATCCGCCGGGCGAACTACTCCGTCACCTACCCCAGCCGCTTCATGCTGGTGGTGGCCATGAACCCCTGCCCCTGCGGCTGCCGCACGGACCCGCGCAAGGTCTGCCGGTGCAGCCTGGGCGAGGTCCAGCGCTACATGGGCCGCGTGTCCGGGCCGCTCCTCGACCGCATTGACATCCATGTGGACGTGCCGCCCCTCTCGTTCGAGGAGCTGACGGACCACCGCGCCAGCGGCCCCACCAGCGCCGAGGTCCGCGCCCAGGTGCAGGAGGCCCGCGACCGCCAGCAGCACCGCCTCGGCGGACGGCACACCTGCAACGCCCACCTCGACACCCGCGCCATCCGCAAGCACTGCGCGACCACCGAGGGTGCCAAGGGCATGCTGGAAAGCGCCCTCAACCGACTCGGCCTCAGCGCCCGCGCCTACGACAAGATCCTCCGCGTCTCGCGCACCCTCGCCGACCTCGAGGGCGCCGACATCATCCGCGAGCACCACGTCGGCGAGGCCGTCCAGTACCGCAGCCTGGACCAGCAGCTCTTCGCCGGCGCGTAG
- a CDS encoding DUF4928 family protein — MRGKGPLCVALVVTRHARDVGLPLAPDELLTDAGGQVAGLGKAAVQSILKDHGIIRTLAEEGGRTSRGSVGNMKKYVAFLNNLHSKKEADLTFIEEWWVQRVRAFFAAGPFFLNYDTSKSLRAVVRDLLAQAQKRQSQFPGTTFAGTMLQHLVGAKLTLLLPAGVEHHGASVADDPSGRPGDFIVEDVAIHVTMLPSEALMQKCDKNLANGLKPVIITTAKGAAMAEGQAELEGIADRVDVFEAEQFLAGNLYEIGKFGGAGRKATAAQLVAEYNKIIEEHETDPSLRIKVTT; from the coding sequence ATGAGGGGGAAAGGGCCGCTGTGTGTGGCCCTAGTGGTCACCCGGCACGCGCGGGACGTGGGACTACCCCTGGCACCTGACGAGCTTCTTACCGATGCCGGGGGGCAGGTCGCGGGGCTGGGAAAGGCGGCGGTGCAGTCCATTTTAAAGGACCACGGCATCATCCGGACACTGGCCGAAGAGGGTGGAAGGACAAGCCGCGGAAGCGTCGGCAACATGAAAAAGTATGTTGCCTTTCTGAACAACCTGCACTCGAAGAAAGAGGCTGATCTCACATTCATTGAAGAGTGGTGGGTTCAACGGGTGAGGGCATTTTTTGCGGCGGGGCCGTTCTTTCTGAACTATGACACGTCGAAGTCGCTGCGGGCGGTGGTAAGGGATTTGCTGGCCCAGGCACAGAAGAGACAGTCGCAGTTTCCGGGAACCACCTTCGCGGGAACCATGCTCCAGCATCTTGTCGGGGCAAAACTGACGCTTCTTTTGCCTGCCGGAGTTGAACACCATGGGGCCAGCGTGGCGGATGATCCTTCTGGAAGGCCCGGAGATTTCATCGTTGAGGATGTGGCGATACATGTCACGATGCTGCCATCGGAAGCCCTGATGCAGAAATGCGATAAGAATCTGGCCAACGGCCTCAAACCCGTGATCATCACCACGGCAAAGGGCGCGGCGATGGCGGAAGGGCAGGCGGAGCTGGAAGGCATTGCGGACCGGGTGGACGTTTTCGAGGCGGAGCAGTTCCTGGCGGGAAATCTCTATGAAATTGGGAAGTTCGGCGGTGCCGGAAGGAAAGCCACGGCCGCCCAGCTTGTTGCGGAGTACAACAAAATCATCGAGGAACACGAAACTGACCCAAGCCTGCGGATTAAAGTCACCACTTGA
- a CDS encoding DUF4981 domain-containing protein — protein sequence MKKDTGRMLWMIAGAGLVCVAGLVLAQGCARAETPDWENPGIVGINKEAPSCTKMPFPDEASARTQPRDASPWRMSLDGAWKFNWVPKPADRPLDFFKPDFDVSGWKEIPVPSVWELEGYGTPIYSNIKYPFPADPPNIPHDDNPVGSYRRTFTVPAEWAGREVFIQFGGVYSAFYLWVNGEKVGYSQESKTPAEFRITPFLKPGENTLAAEVYRWCDGSYLEDQDYWRFSGIFRPVCLYSTAASQIRDFHVHSDLNDALDAANVKVTAKVRNLSGTAGGKMSVAVNLYDPAGNPVGASPFLTLPVALPAAGEEAAATAEAAVSAPALWSAETPSLYTVTLTLLDAAGETVEAHSCVHGFRRVEVRDGVFLVNGVPVKIKGVNRHEHDPEAGRVVSVESMERDVRLMKQLNMNTVRTSHYPNRPEWYDLCDRIGLFVIDEANIESHGMGYNPDISLGNQPAWEKTHLDRIGRMVERDKNHPSVIMWSMGNEAGPGCNFTASAALIRKLDPGRPVHYERDNTHTDVHSEMYTKITGLLEYVEKGDKKPFFLCEYAHAMGNSVGNFQDYWDAIEAHPVLMGGCIWDFVDQGIKKPFADPRGPRVERAACWKEDWFYAYGGDYNDTPNDANFCCNGIVHADRTLHPSALEVKKVYQFLKVVPVDLAKGEVKIVNKYDFVATDFLKGAWKVEVDGKTVQSGELPVPVIPPKGEAGIAVPFTPVTPGPGQEAFLTVSFALAKDLPWAEAGFEVAWDQMPLPCAAAPAPVLAAKDLPAVKLDKRGGRFTASGDGFAVAVDKKTGMISSWTVDGKELLAAPLTPNFWRAPTDNDNGNNAPRRLKMWKDPVGEGKVSKVDAAEKGNTVEITAKLALGAAGASQTLRYTVFGNGDVVVDNAFDPSKKAPELQRFGMRMALPAQYSRLAWFGRGPQENYWDRLTGAAVGLHTLPVAEAWYPYVEPQETGNRTEVRWAALTDDAGNGLLAVGMPLLQVSAWPFAQEDLEGNEHSCSVPCRDFTTFNVDMGQTGVGGDDSWGAKPLDKYTLDCKPYEYRFRLTPLRAGKNTPEQEARRGVE from the coding sequence ATGAAGAAGGATACGGGACGAATGCTGTGGATGATCGCGGGCGCGGGGCTGGTGTGCGTGGCCGGGCTGGTGCTGGCGCAGGGATGCGCCCGCGCGGAAACCCCGGACTGGGAAAACCCCGGCATCGTGGGAATCAACAAGGAGGCGCCCTCCTGCACGAAGATGCCCTTCCCCGACGAGGCGTCGGCGCGCACGCAGCCGCGCGACGCGTCGCCGTGGCGCATGTCGCTGGACGGCGCGTGGAAGTTTAACTGGGTGCCCAAGCCCGCGGACCGGCCCCTGGACTTCTTCAAGCCGGATTTCGACGTGTCCGGCTGGAAGGAAATCCCCGTGCCGTCCGTGTGGGAGCTGGAGGGCTACGGCACCCCCATTTACTCGAACATCAAGTACCCCTTCCCGGCGGATCCGCCCAATATCCCGCATGACGACAACCCCGTCGGCTCCTACCGCCGCACCTTCACCGTGCCCGCGGAATGGGCCGGACGCGAGGTCTTCATCCAGTTCGGCGGCGTGTACAGCGCGTTTTACCTCTGGGTCAACGGCGAGAAGGTGGGCTACAGCCAGGAGAGCAAGACCCCGGCGGAGTTCCGCATCACCCCCTTCCTGAAGCCCGGCGAAAACACGCTGGCCGCCGAGGTGTACCGCTGGTGCGACGGCAGCTACCTGGAGGACCAGGATTACTGGCGCTTCAGCGGCATTTTCCGGCCTGTGTGCCTGTATTCCACCGCCGCGTCCCAGATCCGCGACTTCCACGTCCACAGCGACCTGAACGACGCGCTTGACGCCGCGAACGTCAAGGTTACGGCCAAGGTCCGCAACCTGTCGGGCACGGCGGGCGGCAAGATGTCCGTCGCCGTCAACCTGTACGACCCCGCCGGGAACCCCGTCGGCGCGTCGCCGTTCCTGACCCTGCCCGTGGCCCTGCCCGCGGCGGGGGAGGAGGCCGCGGCCACGGCGGAGGCGGCGGTGTCCGCACCGGCCCTGTGGTCGGCCGAAACCCCCAGCCTGTACACCGTCACGCTCACGCTGCTGGACGCGGCGGGGGAGACCGTCGAGGCGCATTCCTGCGTCCACGGCTTCCGCCGGGTCGAGGTGCGCGACGGCGTCTTCCTGGTGAACGGGGTGCCGGTGAAGATCAAGGGCGTGAACCGGCACGAGCACGACCCCGAGGCGGGGCGCGTGGTCTCCGTGGAGAGCATGGAGCGCGACGTCCGCCTGATGAAGCAGCTCAACATGAACACCGTGCGCACGTCGCACTACCCGAACCGTCCCGAGTGGTACGACCTGTGCGACCGCATCGGCCTGTTCGTCATTGACGAGGCGAATATCGAGTCCCACGGCATGGGCTACAACCCGGACATCTCGCTGGGCAACCAGCCCGCCTGGGAGAAGACGCACCTCGACCGCATCGGGCGCATGGTCGAGCGCGACAAGAACCACCCCAGCGTGATCATGTGGTCCATGGGCAACGAGGCCGGCCCCGGCTGCAACTTCACCGCGTCGGCGGCGCTCATCCGGAAGCTGGACCCGGGCCGGCCGGTCCACTACGAGCGCGACAACACGCACACCGACGTGCACAGCGAGATGTACACCAAGATCACCGGGCTTCTGGAGTACGTGGAGAAGGGCGACAAGAAGCCCTTCTTCCTCTGCGAGTACGCCCACGCCATGGGCAACAGCGTCGGAAATTTCCAGGACTACTGGGACGCCATCGAGGCGCATCCGGTCCTCATGGGCGGGTGCATCTGGGACTTCGTGGACCAGGGCATCAAGAAGCCCTTCGCCGACCCGCGCGGGCCGCGGGTGGAGCGCGCCGCCTGCTGGAAGGAGGACTGGTTCTACGCCTACGGCGGCGACTACAACGACACGCCGAACGACGCCAATTTCTGCTGCAACGGCATCGTCCACGCCGACCGCACGCTCCACCCCTCGGCGCTGGAGGTGAAGAAGGTCTACCAGTTCCTCAAGGTCGTGCCCGTGGACCTCGCCAAGGGCGAAGTGAAGATCGTCAACAAGTACGACTTCGTGGCCACGGACTTCCTGAAGGGCGCGTGGAAGGTCGAGGTGGACGGCAAGACCGTCCAGTCCGGCGAACTGCCCGTGCCGGTCATCCCGCCGAAGGGCGAGGCCGGGATTGCGGTGCCGTTCACGCCCGTCACACCCGGTCCCGGACAGGAGGCCTTCCTGACGGTCTCCTTCGCCCTGGCGAAGGACCTGCCCTGGGCGGAGGCCGGATTTGAGGTGGCGTGGGACCAGATGCCCCTGCCCTGCGCGGCGGCCCCGGCCCCCGTGCTCGCCGCGAAGGACCTGCCCGCCGTGAAGCTGGACAAGCGCGGCGGCCGGTTCACCGCCTCGGGCGACGGCTTCGCCGTGGCCGTGGACAAGAAGACCGGCATGATTTCCTCGTGGACCGTGGACGGCAAGGAGTTGCTGGCCGCCCCGCTCACGCCGAATTTCTGGCGCGCCCCCACGGACAACGACAACGGAAACAACGCCCCGCGCCGCCTGAAGATGTGGAAGGACCCCGTGGGCGAGGGCAAGGTGTCCAAGGTGGACGCCGCCGAAAAGGGAAACACCGTCGAGATCACCGCGAAACTGGCCCTCGGCGCGGCGGGCGCGTCGCAGACCCTGCGCTACACCGTCTTCGGCAACGGCGACGTGGTGGTGGACAACGCGTTTGATCCGTCGAAGAAGGCCCCCGAGCTGCAGCGCTTCGGCATGCGCATGGCCCTGCCCGCGCAGTACAGCCGCCTGGCGTGGTTCGGCCGCGGCCCCCAGGAGAACTACTGGGACCGCCTCACCGGCGCGGCCGTCGGCCTGCACACGCTCCCCGTGGCGGAGGCGTGGTACCCCTACGTCGAGCCGCAGGAGACGGGCAACCGCACGGAGGTGCGCTGGGCCGCCCTCACGGACGACGCGGGGAACGGCCTGCTGGCCGTCGGCATGCCGCTGCTCCAGGTGAGCGCGTGGCCCTTCGCCCAGGAGGACCTCGAGGGCAACGAGCACTCCTGCTCCGTGCCCTGCCGCGACTTCACGACCTTCAACGTGGACATGGGCCAGACCGGCGTGGGCGGCGACGACAGCTGGGGCGCGAAGCCCCTCGACAAGTACACCCTCGACTGCAAGCCCTATGAATACCGCTTCCGGCTGACCCCCCTGCGCGCGGGCAAAAACACCCCCGAACAGGAGGCCCGCCGCGGCGTGGAGTAG
- a CDS encoding radical SAM protein, which produces MNRLRVFLAIAAKPVFLLPQVAPPMGLLYLAAYLREKFDTDIRIVNQRKDNCSVEELAKHAVDFGADVVGISALTPSAHEVPPLTCMIRKGLPNALIVLGGPNVTASGADAMAGTEADAAVSGEGELTLEALINAWFDGGRDLSKIPNLMWRAPDGSVVRNPGETPLVEDLDSLPFPAYDLIDMKDYWKSLSFTPIPHRKYISLFTSRGCPYKCIYCHRVFEKRFRAHSAGRVVDEIEHYVKTYGIDTVEILDDVFNLDNRRVIEIAELMNRRNIKVHITAPNGVRADIFKEETMDALVGAGLDFCSFALESGSPRIQELMGKRLNIPKFLQTMEWASRRGVFVHCFNMLGFPTETAEEMQQTIDVCLNSKTHTASFFTVTPYPGTALYRLAMETVPERMTALDYRDIELSNVRINLSAVPDNVLFAYQRKAQRTFYMRPSRIWRILRDHPQRTSLLGYGMQFLLRANKQLLGGGGS; this is translated from the coding sequence GTGAATCGTCTGCGTGTGTTTCTCGCCATCGCGGCCAAGCCCGTGTTTCTGCTCCCGCAAGTGGCCCCCCCGATGGGCCTGCTCTATCTGGCGGCGTATCTGCGCGAGAAGTTTGACACCGACATCCGCATCGTCAACCAGCGGAAGGACAACTGTTCGGTTGAAGAGCTCGCAAAGCACGCCGTGGACTTCGGGGCGGACGTGGTGGGCATCAGCGCCCTGACGCCCTCGGCGCACGAGGTTCCCCCCCTGACCTGCATGATTCGGAAGGGTCTTCCCAACGCCCTGATTGTGCTTGGCGGCCCGAATGTCACGGCTTCGGGCGCCGACGCGATGGCGGGCACGGAGGCGGACGCCGCCGTGTCGGGGGAGGGGGAGCTGACCTTGGAGGCGCTGATAAACGCATGGTTCGACGGCGGCAGGGACCTGAGCAAAATACCAAACCTGATGTGGCGCGCCCCGGACGGCTCTGTGGTGAGGAATCCCGGCGAGACGCCCCTCGTAGAGGACCTGGACTCGCTTCCGTTTCCGGCCTATGACCTCATAGACATGAAAGACTACTGGAAGTCCCTGTCGTTCACGCCGATCCCGCACCGGAAGTACATTTCGCTGTTCACAAGCCGGGGCTGCCCCTACAAGTGCATCTATTGCCACCGCGTGTTCGAGAAACGCTTCCGCGCCCATTCGGCCGGGCGCGTCGTTGACGAGATAGAGCACTATGTCAAGACCTACGGCATAGACACGGTGGAGATACTGGACGATGTGTTCAATCTTGACAACCGGCGCGTGATCGAGATCGCCGAGCTCATGAACCGGCGCAACATCAAGGTGCACATCACCGCGCCAAACGGGGTCCGCGCAGACATCTTCAAAGAGGAGACGATGGACGCGCTGGTCGGGGCCGGACTGGATTTCTGCTCGTTCGCCCTCGAGTCGGGCTCGCCGCGCATCCAGGAGCTCATGGGGAAGCGGCTGAACATCCCGAAGTTCCTGCAGACCATGGAATGGGCGAGCCGCCGGGGCGTGTTCGTCCACTGCTTCAACATGCTGGGCTTTCCAACGGAGACGGCGGAGGAGATGCAGCAGACCATTGACGTGTGCCTCAATTCCAAGACGCACACCGCATCCTTCTTCACCGTGACGCCGTATCCGGGAACCGCGCTTTACCGCCTGGCCATGGAAACCGTGCCCGAAAGGATGACCGCCCTGGATTACCGCGACATAGAGTTGTCCAACGTGCGCATCAACCTGTCGGCGGTTCCGGACAACGTTCTGTTCGCCTATCAGCGCAAAGCCCAGCGGACTTTTTACATGCGGCCGTCCCGCATATGGCGCATCCTTCGGGACCATCCGCAGCGGACCTCCCTGCTGGGGTACGGCATGCAGTTCCTGCTGCGTGCGAACAAGCAATTGCTTGGCGGCGGCGGTTCATAG